The Juglans microcarpa x Juglans regia isolate MS1-56 chromosome 2D, Jm3101_v1.0, whole genome shotgun sequence DNA window ttttcttttcttttttttttttttttaattccatgttttaattattttaaaaaaactaatttttttgtttaaaatatttattttgttttaacattttttaagcATCTGACAGCTTATTAAGGATTGGTTTGATTACataaaccatcttatctcatctcatctaatcattataatttttttaaatttttacataaaatataataaataattcaacttttttaaattttaaaataaaaattatattttaataatattttatttaacttttaacttttatctcatctcatctcatttgtgtaactaaacgaggcctaaataaGTTATTTGTGCAGATGTGGCATTTTTAGCCGTCTACTATTAATTAAAGGGTATTGGaggaaatgatgaaatgatgaGAATTTATTGAGTAAGGGCGTGTTTGGAcacttaagttttctttttcattatcaAATATTCTCAAATGAGAATAATTGAAAGGTTTTAAGCTGTATTAGATATCAAGGTCGTTTAATTCTCAAAACCTATCATTTTTAGCCGTTTACTATAAAGGGTATTAGATATTCTCAAAACCTcttatagttttattttcaaacatcacttaagtaaaaaatacttttttaatttcaaatttcgcctaataattatcaaaatacaattccaatgcaacttttctaaatttcgaaacaaaatataaaaaataatacaactttttcaaattttaaaataaaaataatattcaaataattttttaactttataataattttattcaaccttttgtcactcatttatcaaaatctaataaaatatcttggaaGCTGTTAGGGCCACTAAGAAAACCCATAGAGGATTTAAACCAACTAGCTaggtaaattttgtttttgttatttttttatgtatttttttctaaaaaaaaaacacactactaagaaaagaaacaaacaaaattcctaaaaaaaaaaaatgcatatgaTCAATACAAATGATAGGTACACTTTctcaatatcatttttcaaacattttaactcaaactatttcactactattttcaaattattttactattattcacaaaattttgaaatattctaaGTGTCCAAACGAACGCTAAAATGTTGGACTCAAGAGTTAATGGATGAATTTgcttataaattaattacagactattaaaattattttaatatctaaccCTAGAaattattgtatatatggtGCTTTTTTAACAGCGCTAGCTCTTTTTTAGATATGTAATTTTTGCAGAAGAATATATATGAATCGGAGTTCGAAATATTTAAATGGTAAGATAATTAAATAAGGAAAAGAACTTCTTAGCAAGCCGCcaagtaaataaaacatatatattttgccCTTTGAAACTATATATGCGgcttttcttgaaataatttacTGAGTCATTCTAGGTACAAATTAAAAGCGAATTAAGAATATATGGATATAATGCCATTCATACGTTAAGTtgcaaatataatataaaaaagaaaagattatttttcaatctaaatTAGGGTTAGGATGGAGCAGGCCAGGTACGGTGCAGCTCCTTCCTGGATATGAAGCTAGAAGAAACCCACGTGccagtttcttttccttttctttttcttttttttttttccaacttggGCGGCTGGCAGATGACTTCTATATATGGCTGACGTTCCCGCGCATGACGACCTGATCAGCTTCGTGGATTGATTACTTCTTTCCCCAGGTCTTGCACCTTTtcaagcttatatatatatatataagcgtCAAGAAAGGGAAAACCATAATCTTCACAAAATTAAGATTTGTTCATGCAGGGACTCATGTTCTTGATGAACTTGCCTCAGAAAGATATGGATCGACCAAGTCAATCCACTTCAAACAAAGTAGAAAGACGCATCATTGAGAAAAATAGGAGAAATCAGATGAAACTCCTCTACTCCAAGCTCAATTCCCTCCTCCCTAATCAAAATTCcaaggtatctctctctctctctctctctctctctctctcgatctccCCCAGTGAACAACACCACAGCTTCTTTCATTTTACAGATTAATGATCAGTGTCTGTAGTACCTTcagaaaagcaaaaacaaaagtaCTTGTCTGTAAAAGTCGTAAACTGATCATGAATTCATGTCTATCTTGGACGTAAATGCAGGAGCCAGTATCAGTACCTGATCAAATAGATGAGGCAATAAACTACATCAAAAGTCTAGAGACAAAGCTGAAGAAATCTAAGGAAATGAAACAGAGATTAACAGGCAGAAAAAGATCATATACATGCACAAATTTTGAAGAAACGGCGAGAGTAAAATCTCCGAAAATCGAAATCCGTGAAATGGGTTCCACCACGGAGATCGTTTTGGTAACTGGGCTAGATAACCAGTTCATCTTCTACGAAATTATTCACATTCTTCATGAAGAACAAGCGGACGTGCTGACTGCCAGCTTTTCGATTGCTGGGGACTCGATTTTCCACGTAGTGCACGCAGAGgtattttcttgttttgatatatatgatGCTTTTCCATGGCTTGATCTGTTTCTCGAGAAAACGTTATATTTTCTCTTTGCTGGATAATTAAGTCGGGGTATTTAGATTTCTCGATTTCTTTTGTGTAGATTCTGGGATCTTCATTCGACTTTGGAGCTGCAAAAGTGACTGAGAGGCTAAAAAGACTAGTTTACAGATCCACCAGTGATGTAGATCAACTGGAGCCAGCCCTGTGGGACTACAATATCCATTCTGAACCGTGAGATTTCTGAagatattacatatataatgtaatgTGAATGGTTGAAATTAATTCCCAGGGTAGCCAGATGAAAGTTCAAGCCTATAAATCTCCCGTAAATGGTAGCCATGCATGTATTCCTCCTCGCGATAACAAATTTGAACAAGATGCATAATCCGATTGATCTTATAAGTTGATCCTTATTTGCTCCTTATCAAGGTTATTTCCAATTACCTTAAACTTATTGATGACTGATTACATCGttctaaaatgttttatatatgtGATAGGAGTCAAATCTACATTTTAGTACGTAGCTCCTAGGGATGACAATTTATGTTCGTGTCGTGTAATGTTATAAGTATTCAATTATATGGATCAATTTGAACATGATATGTTTAATTATAAATGAGGTTACACCCTAAATCCTAACACgaattatataaataacatGTGACACAATATGATCCTTTAGCCTACTTAACAACTAGTTCTTTATTGAGTTAATCTAAACACGACCTAGCTATTTCAACCAATTTAACTCGTTTCATATAAATAGCATGAATTGAcctctatatttattttaacataattaactaatttcatatataatataaggataaatatataaataattcataattgcaactaaatttatcattattaacaTTCAAACCACTAATATATACGAAACCtaatatatctttaaaaaaatcacatattaacaaaaaaagaaagtttaaTAGTTTGAGGTATTAAATAGTCAAATActaatatgaaaattacatctcaaacaaataaagaaaaaaagtaacatTTATAGAActcgaaaataaaatttatatgggACTTATGGGTTAAGATTGCAAGTTTCATGGGATGACCAAcaattgactcatttattaatcatatatgtttTCTCGGAtcaacctattttaattcaaacatatttatatCAAGCCTAACATAAAAAGAACATATTTATAGAGTAGACCTCAAGCCTAACATAGATCTCATCAAGTTCTACCATATGTCATTCCATCCAAACTTATCCCCTTGTGCCGATCAATGACAATGCACTTAGATGTCATTGTACTACAAAagacataaaatgaaatattgcACACATTTCTCGTG harbors:
- the LOC121250720 gene encoding transcription factor bHLH162-like → MQGLMFLMNLPQKDMDRPSQSTSNKVERRIIEKNRRNQMKLLYSKLNSLLPNQNSKEPVSVPDQIDEAINYIKSLETKLKKSKEMKQRLTGRKRSYTCTNFEETARVKSPKIEIREMGSTTEIVLVTGLDNQFIFYEIIHILHEEQADVLTASFSIAGDSIFHVVHAEILGSSFDFGAAKVTERLKRLVYRSTSDVDQLEPALWDYNIHSEP